The nucleotide sequence GGTGTCCTTGCCCGGCGGTTGCGCGATTGGCGCGCGGAAGGTGGATTTGCACCTGATGGCGCTTGAAAAGCTGGGCGCGACGCTGACGCTGGAAGAGGGTTATGTGCACGCCAAAGCGCCCGAGGGCGGGTTGATTGGCGCAGTCATCGAATTCCCGTTTGTCACAGTGGGCGGCACCGAGAACGCGATAACCGCCGCCACCTTGGCCAATGGGACGACCGTGATCAAGAACGCGGCGCGGGAGCCTGACACGGTGGATCTATGCAAATGCCTGTCTGCTATGGGCGCGAAGATCGACGGGGCGGGGACCTCGACTATCACCATTGAAGGCGTCGACCGCCTGCACGGCGCGACCCATGAGGTCATTGCCGACCGGATTGAACTGGGCACATTCATGATCGCCCCCGCGATTGCGGGCGGCGAGGTCGAACTGCTCGGTGGGCGCCGTGATCTGGTGGAGGCATTTTGCGGCAAACTGGAAGCGACCGGAGTTCAGATTGAGGAGACCGACAAGAGCCTGGTCGTGCGCCATGACGGGTCGCGCTTGAAGCCGGTGGATGTGGAGACGGAACCGTTCCCGGGCTTTCCCACCGACCTGCAGGCGCAGATGATGGCGGCGCTTTGTTTTGCAGATGGTGTGTCCGTGCTGCATGAGACGATCTTCGAGAACCGCTTCATGCACGCGCCCGAGCTGATCCGCATGGGCGCTCAGGTTGACGTACAAGGTGGCCATGCCACCGTGACGGGCGTTGAGGCCATGAAAGGCGCACAGGTGATGGCCACGGATTTGCGCGCCTCGGTCTCGCTGATCCTTGCGGGGCTGAAGGCGGAAGGGGAGACGGTTGTGGGCCGGGTCTACCATCTTGACCGCGGCTACGAGCGGATCGAAGAGAAGCTGGGCGCGGTGGGTGCCAAGATTGAGCGGATGCCGGAATGAGTGACGACGCCCGGTTTGAGGATGGGGCCGACCGGCCTTTGAAGCTGCGCGCTGAAGACGCTGAGGACGTGCAGGTGATCTCGTCTCTGGTGCAGGACGCGGTGTTCCCGGTGGGCGAGATGAAGTGGCGGCCCAAGCAACGCCGCTTTGCCCTGCTTTTGAACCGGTTCCGTTGGGAGGACGCCACCCGAAAACGGCAGCGCGACCGCGCCTATGAGCGCGCCCGCGCGGTGCTGGCCTTTGACGACGTGATGACGGTGTCCACCCAAGGGGTGGACCGCACCGATGGCGAGGTTGTGATGTCGCTGATGTCGGTGCACTGGCAGTCGGGCGAAGACGGCGCGGGCCGGTTCGAGCTGGTGCTGGCGGGCGACGGCGCGATTGCGCTGGAGGTGGAATGCGTCAACGTTACCCTGCAAGACGTCACGCAAGCCTATGTCGCGCCATCGGGGAACATGCCGACCCATCCTGAGTGAGCGCTTTCAGCGCGCCGGTTTGATTATGCTCTTTAAGGGGCTTCGCCCCTTAGCCGCATGGGCAAATCCCCAGCATATTTTCGGCAGAAAGAAGCACAATGCGTTGAGCATTCTTTCACGCTTGGGTATGGGGTTGGCATGCCTGTGTTTCTGAACTCGACCGATGCGGGGTTTGAGCCCGCCTTTGCCGCGCTTTTGACGATGAAGCGCGAGGACTCGCCTGACGTGGATGACGTGGTGGCGGGGATTATTGCCGATGTGCGCGCGCGCGGGGATGCGGCGGTTCTTGAGTTGACGGCGAAGTTTGACCGGCTCGAGCTGACGGCTGAGACACTGGCCTTTTCTGGTGATGAGATTGCGGCGGAGGTGGCGAAAGTGTCGCCCGAAGACCGCGCGGCGTTGGAATTGGCGGCGGAGCGGATCAGGGATTATCACGCGCGGCAGATGCCCGGTGATGAGACCTGGCAGGGACCGCATGGTGAGACCCTGGGTTGGCGCTGGGGGCCTGTCTCGGCTGCGGGGCTGTATGTGCCAGGTGGGTTGGCGAGCTACCCGTCCTCGGTCTTGATGAACGCCATTCCGGCTCAGGTGGCGGGCGTAGAACGCTTGGCGATTTGCGCGCCGACCCCGGATGGGGTGTGCAACCCGTTGGTGCTGCTGGCGGCGCAATTGTCGGGGGTGGACAGGATTTACCGCATTGGCGGCGCGCAGGCGATTGCCGCCTTGGCCTACGGGACCGAAACCATTGACGCCGTCGACAAGATCACCGGGCCGGGCAACGCCTTTGTGGCGGCGGCCAAGCGGCGGGTGTTTGGCAAGGTGGGCATCGACATGATCGCCGGGCCTTCCGAGATTTTGGTGATTGCGGATAAGGACAATGACCCGGACTGGATTGCAGTGGATCTGTTGTCTCAGGCCGAGCATGACGAGAGTGCGCAGTCTATCCTGATCACCGATGACGCCGCGTTTGGGCAAGCCGTGGCGGATGCTGTCGCGAAACGGCTGGAGACGCTGGAGCGGCGCGCGATTGCGGGCAAATCCTGGGAAGATTTCGGGGCAATTGTGGTGGTGCGCGACATGGAGGAGGCCGTGGCGCTGTCGGACCGCATCGCGCCCGAGCATCTGGAGATTGCCTGCGCCGATGCCGACGGCGTTGCCGCCAAGATCAAACATGCCGGGGCCATTTTCATTGGCGCTTGGACGCCGGAGGCCATCGGCGACTATATTGGCGGGCCCAACCATGTGCTGCCCACAGCGCGCTCGGCTAGGTTCTCGTCAGGGCTTTCGGTGATGGATTTCGTCAAACGCACCACCTTGTCGAAGATGACGCCGGACGCCCTTTCGGCGATTGGCCCCGCGGCGGAGCGGCTGGCAACATCGGAAGGATTGGAAGCGCATGGCTTGTCAGTGCGCGCCAGATTGGACAGGTTAAACCGATGAGCAAGCTGATCCATATCGAGATTGACGACGCCGGCCTGCCCACGCCCACGCCGGAGATTGAACAGGAGCGCAAGGTCGCAATTTTTGATCTGCTGGAGGATAACTCCTTTGCGGTGCCGCGCGACGATGTGCCTGACGGGCCCTACCGGTTGGGGCTGGCCATTCGCGAACGGCGGCTAGTGTTTGACGTGCAAACAGAGGCGAAGGACCCGGCGGCGGAGTTCCATCTGTCTTTGGGGCCGTTCCGGCAGGTGGTGAAGGATTATTTCCAGATCTGCG is from uncultured Litoreibacter sp. and encodes:
- a CDS encoding UPF0262 family protein produces the protein MSKLIHIEIDDAGLPTPTPEIEQERKVAIFDLLEDNSFAVPRDDVPDGPYRLGLAIRERRLVFDVQTEAKDPAAEFHLSLGPFRQVVKDYFQICESYFDAVKKLPPSQIEAIDMGRRGIHNEGARVLQERLEGKAEVDIDTARRLFTLICVLHFGG
- a CDS encoding DUF2948 family protein, whose translation is MSDDARFEDGADRPLKLRAEDAEDVQVISSLVQDAVFPVGEMKWRPKQRRFALLLNRFRWEDATRKRQRDRAYERARAVLAFDDVMTVSTQGVDRTDGEVVMSLMSVHWQSGEDGAGRFELVLAGDGAIALEVECVNVTLQDVTQAYVAPSGNMPTHPE
- the hisD gene encoding histidinol dehydrogenase, yielding MPVFLNSTDAGFEPAFAALLTMKREDSPDVDDVVAGIIADVRARGDAAVLELTAKFDRLELTAETLAFSGDEIAAEVAKVSPEDRAALELAAERIRDYHARQMPGDETWQGPHGETLGWRWGPVSAAGLYVPGGLASYPSSVLMNAIPAQVAGVERLAICAPTPDGVCNPLVLLAAQLSGVDRIYRIGGAQAIAALAYGTETIDAVDKITGPGNAFVAAAKRRVFGKVGIDMIAGPSEILVIADKDNDPDWIAVDLLSQAEHDESAQSILITDDAAFGQAVADAVAKRLETLERRAIAGKSWEDFGAIVVVRDMEEAVALSDRIAPEHLEIACADADGVAAKIKHAGAIFIGAWTPEAIGDYIGGPNHVLPTARSARFSSGLSVMDFVKRTTLSKMTPDALSAIGPAAERLATSEGLEAHGLSVRARLDRLNR
- the murA gene encoding UDP-N-acetylglucosamine 1-carboxyvinyltransferase translates to MDKIVVTGNGPLNGQIPISGAKNTCLKLMTAALLSDEPLTLTNVPRLSDIKTLGALLESLGCEVALLNGGNVMALSAGTITSRKAEYDMVRKLRASFNVLGPILTREGEATVSLPGGCAIGARKVDLHLMALEKLGATLTLEEGYVHAKAPEGGLIGAVIEFPFVTVGGTENAITAATLANGTTVIKNAAREPDTVDLCKCLSAMGAKIDGAGTSTITIEGVDRLHGATHEVIADRIELGTFMIAPAIAGGEVELLGGRRDLVEAFCGKLEATGVQIEETDKSLVVRHDGSRLKPVDVETEPFPGFPTDLQAQMMAALCFADGVSVLHETIFENRFMHAPELIRMGAQVDVQGGHATVTGVEAMKGAQVMATDLRASVSLILAGLKAEGETVVGRVYHLDRGYERIEEKLGAVGAKIERMPE